A section of the Eublepharis macularius isolate TG4126 chromosome 1, MPM_Emac_v1.0, whole genome shotgun sequence genome encodes:
- the CKS1B gene encoding cyclin-dependent kinases regulatory subunit 1, translating into MSQKQIYYSDKYDDEEFEYRHVMLPKDIAKLVPKTHLMSESEWRNLGVQQSQGWVHYMIHEPEPHILLFRRPLPKKPEK; encoded by the exons ATGTCGCAGAAGCAGATATACTATTCGGACAAGTACGACGACGAGGAGTTCGAGTACCG GCATGTAATGCTGCCAAAAGACATTGCAAAGCTGGTCCCCAAGACCCATCTCATGTCTGAATCAGAATGGAGGAATCTCGGTGTGCAGCAGAGCCAGGGCTGGGTTCACTACATGATTCACGAGCCAG AGCCTCATATCCTGCTTTTCCGAAGGCCCTTGCCAAAGAAGCCAGAAAAGTGA